The following proteins come from a genomic window of Halomicroarcula saliterrae:
- the tatC gene encoding twin-arginine translocase subunit TatC encodes MVDGTDGDDRSGDWDVPRRQSDVYPSLEPPGTPTPASSAGSAATTHQPTPDDAVTGAPDDEEMPLADHVEEMATRLFIVLAMMAGVAVLALPVSDSLINFLWYSFLDGPAEACGQIAIGAGESGQAVGPSGADCPHVYSPLALVIARLKVASLVGLVVGLPVFVYETYLFMRPGLYPRERRYYLAAVPTSLVLAAVGVAFAYFIVLRAMFDYFITYSDRAAELAFGLGDTFNLIILMLGFFALIFQIPLFVMLAIMMGITTRRWLVERRLYFWGAFAAIAFVFSPDPTGMAPLMVAVTMIGLFEGTLLLLKWTGTSSPVPASEDLANRRPYAYLLFGLVGYVLSPLPVPTGYYGELPAALTGPLAEIGFAPSILVGGGIIALFELTAYGNKNYYGSRKLWNALRRARLPVWTVAIVVGYLSTPDPTLFRLVDQFGLPATAAAGVAVALLIVFEAGLFVARRRGASGE; translated from the coding sequence ATGGTGGACGGTACCGACGGCGACGACCGCTCCGGCGACTGGGACGTACCACGGCGCCAGAGCGACGTCTACCCGAGTCTGGAGCCGCCCGGCACGCCGACGCCGGCGAGCAGTGCCGGGTCGGCCGCCACCACCCACCAACCGACACCCGACGACGCGGTCACCGGCGCGCCCGACGACGAGGAGATGCCCCTGGCCGACCACGTCGAGGAGATGGCCACGCGGCTGTTCATCGTCCTGGCCATGATGGCCGGGGTCGCCGTCCTCGCGCTCCCGGTCTCGGACAGTCTCATCAACTTCCTCTGGTACTCGTTCCTCGACGGCCCCGCGGAGGCGTGTGGCCAGATCGCCATCGGCGCCGGCGAGAGCGGTCAGGCCGTCGGGCCGTCGGGCGCCGACTGCCCCCACGTCTACAGCCCGCTGGCGCTCGTCATCGCCCGGCTGAAAGTCGCGTCGCTGGTGGGCCTCGTCGTCGGGCTGCCCGTCTTCGTCTACGAGACGTACCTGTTCATGCGGCCGGGGCTGTACCCCCGCGAGCGTCGCTACTATCTCGCCGCCGTGCCCACGAGTCTGGTGCTCGCGGCCGTCGGCGTCGCCTTCGCGTACTTCATCGTGCTGCGGGCGATGTTCGACTACTTCATCACCTACTCCGACCGCGCCGCGGAGCTCGCGTTCGGGCTCGGCGACACGTTCAACCTCATCATCCTGATGCTGGGCTTTTTCGCCCTCATCTTCCAGATTCCGCTGTTCGTGATGCTCGCCATCATGATGGGTATCACGACCCGCCGGTGGCTGGTCGAACGGCGGCTCTACTTCTGGGGCGCCTTCGCGGCCATCGCCTTCGTCTTTAGCCCCGACCCGACCGGGATGGCGCCGCTGATGGTCGCGGTGACGATGATCGGCCTGTTCGAGGGGACCCTGCTCCTGCTGAAGTGGACGGGGACCAGTTCGCCCGTCCCGGCGAGCGAGGACCTCGCGAACCGGCGGCCCTACGCCTACCTCCTCTTCGGGCTGGTCGGCTACGTCCTCAGCCCCCTCCCGGTGCCGACGGGCTACTACGGCGAGTTGCCGGCGGCGCTCACCGGCCCCCTCGCCGAAATCGGGTTCGCGCCGTCGATACTCGTCGGCGGGGGTATCATCGCGCTGTTCGAGCTGACGGCCTACGGTAACAAGAACTACTACGGCAGCCGGAAGCTATGGAACGCCCTCCGCCGGGCGCGCCTGCCCGTCTGGACGGTCGCCATCGTCGTCGGCTACCTCTCGACGCCGGACCCGACGCTGTTCCGACTGGTCGACCAGTTCGGCCTGCCGGCGACCGCCGCCGCCGGGGTCGCCGTGGCGCTGCTCATCGTCTTCGAGGCGGGGCTGTTCGTCGCCCGGCGACGCGGGGCCAGCGGAGAATGA
- a CDS encoding PQQ-binding-like beta-propeller repeat protein, giving the protein MPGRPTRREYLLSLGVTGVAGLAGCNTTETETEPGTATGATPSRSETATEEPTGTPDSEPEPDPPTEQSISGWPMFGANPAHTRTAPEETGPTENVTTRWQFRADNVIRTSPAVVDNTVYVGSYDENVYAIDAADGDQQWRFDAGGVVRSSPAVVDGTVYAGSSDQHVYAVDTADGSQQWRFETDDSVVSSPTVLDGTVYVGSDDGYVYALDAADGSQQWRFETGGRVQASPAVVDDTVYVGSYDESVYALDTADGAEQWRFETGRFVYSSATVADGIVYVSTTNGTEGTLLALSTTDGTEQWRFLAKTNRGPTVAVADGTAYLGTTHNDIFALDAATAVEQWRYRPGDWLEAELTVVDGTVYAGCGDGTVRALDTADGSEQWVVDTGNLIRSPPAVVDGTVYVGNYDDTVYAISEE; this is encoded by the coding sequence ATGCCAGGACGACCGACGAGACGCGAGTACCTGCTGTCACTGGGAGTCACCGGTGTCGCGGGGCTGGCGGGCTGTAATACGACGGAGACGGAGACAGAGCCCGGGACGGCGACCGGCGCGACGCCGTCGCGGAGCGAGACGGCGACGGAAGAACCGACCGGGACGCCCGACTCCGAGCCGGAGCCGGACCCGCCCACGGAGCAGTCGATAAGCGGCTGGCCGATGTTCGGCGCCAACCCCGCCCACACCCGAACGGCGCCCGAGGAGACGGGGCCGACCGAGAACGTCACCACGCGGTGGCAGTTCCGGGCCGACAACGTCATCCGGACGTCGCCGGCGGTCGTCGACAACACGGTTTACGTCGGGAGCTACGACGAGAACGTCTACGCGATAGACGCCGCCGACGGGGACCAGCAGTGGCGCTTCGACGCCGGTGGCGTCGTCCGCTCCTCACCCGCTGTCGTCGACGGGACCGTCTACGCGGGAAGCAGTGACCAGCACGTCTACGCCGTAGACACAGCCGACGGGAGCCAGCAGTGGCGCTTCGAGACCGACGATTCGGTCGTCTCCTCGCCGACGGTCCTCGACGGGACCGTCTACGTCGGCAGCGACGACGGGTACGTCTACGCACTCGATGCCGCCGACGGGAGCCAGCAGTGGCGCTTCGAGACCGGCGGGCGCGTACAGGCCTCGCCGGCTGTCGTCGACGACACGGTCTACGTCGGGAGCTACGACGAGAGCGTCTACGCGCTCGACACTGCCGACGGCGCCGAGCAGTGGCGCTTCGAGACCGGCCGTTTCGTGTACAGTTCGGCGACGGTGGCGGACGGCATCGTCTACGTCAGCACGACGAACGGGACCGAGGGGACGCTGCTCGCGCTGTCGACGACCGACGGCACCGAGCAGTGGCGCTTCCTGGCCAAGACGAACCGGGGGCCGACAGTCGCAGTCGCGGACGGCACCGCGTACCTCGGAACCACGCACAACGACATCTTCGCCCTCGACGCCGCCACCGCCGTCGAGCAGTGGCGGTACCGGCCGGGCGACTGGCTCGAAGCCGAGCTCACCGTCGTCGACGGCACTGTTTACGCCGGCTGTGGCGACGGGACGGTCCGCGCGCTGGACACCGCCGACGGCAGCGAGCAGTGGGTCGTCGACACGGGGAACCTGATACGGTCGCCGCCGGCAGTGGTCGACGGCACCGTCTACGTCGGGAACTACGACGACACCGTGTACGCCATCTCGGAGGAGTAG
- a CDS encoding complex I subunit 1/NuoH family protein has translation MFPLTTLLPEAVARALFGGPPTRAEFAVAALLAAALVSFVPLTSAAVVIWAKRKVTAAFTDRIAPNRTGPYGTLIIVADIFRLLSKELVVPEGVDRPAYDLGPLLVAFSAILGFAVIPMGSLFGVTLQLADPEVGLAYVFAVASIATLGLLLCGYASNNKYSFLGGLRAVAQNIAYEIPLVLTGASVVLFTGSLRMSDIVATQQQPLVAVAGVTVPSWYALVNPFAFVLFMVANLAEVGRNPFDIPEAPTEIVAGYQTEYSSVYFVLIYMGEFIHIFLGGAIVATLFLGGAAGPGPESLGLLWFLAKIWGVFLFTQWARSAVPRVRIDQLIEIGWKGMLVLSLVNLVLTAVVVGVVS, from the coding sequence GTGTTCCCGCTGACCACCCTGTTGCCGGAGGCGGTCGCGCGAGCGCTGTTCGGCGGCCCGCCCACGCGCGCCGAGTTCGCCGTCGCAGCGCTCCTCGCGGCCGCGCTCGTCTCGTTCGTCCCGCTCACGTCGGCGGCCGTCGTCATCTGGGCCAAGCGGAAGGTGACGGCGGCCTTCACCGACCGTATCGCGCCGAACCGGACGGGGCCGTACGGCACCCTCATCATCGTCGCCGACATCTTTCGGCTGCTCAGCAAGGAACTCGTCGTCCCCGAGGGGGTCGACCGCCCGGCGTACGACCTCGGCCCGCTGCTCGTGGCGTTCTCCGCGATTCTCGGCTTCGCCGTCATCCCGATGGGGTCGCTGTTCGGCGTCACCCTGCAACTCGCCGACCCCGAGGTCGGGCTGGCGTACGTCTTCGCCGTCGCCTCGATAGCCACGCTCGGCCTCCTGCTGTGTGGCTACGCCTCGAACAACAAGTACTCGTTTCTCGGCGGGCTCCGCGCGGTCGCCCAGAACATCGCCTACGAGATTCCGCTCGTGCTCACCGGGGCGTCGGTGGTCCTCTTTACCGGCTCGCTCCGGATGAGCGATATTGTCGCCACACAGCAACAGCCCCTGGTCGCCGTCGCCGGCGTGACGGTTCCGTCGTGGTACGCTCTCGTCAACCCGTTCGCGTTCGTCCTGTTCATGGTCGCGAACCTCGCCGAAGTGGGCCGCAACCCCTTCGACATCCCCGAAGCGCCGACCGAAATCGTCGCGGGCTACCAGACCGAGTACTCCTCGGTGTACTTCGTGCTCATCTACATGGGCGAGTTCATCCACATCTTTCTGGGCGGCGCCATCGTCGCGACCCTCTTCCTGGGCGGCGCCGCCGGGCCGGGCCCGGAGAGTCTGGGGCTCCTCTGGTTTCTCGCCAAAATCTGGGGCGTCTTCCTGTTCACGCAGTGGGCGCGGTCGGCGGTGCCGCGGGTCAGAATCGACCAGCTCATCGAGATCGGCTGGAAGGGGATGCTCGTGCTGTCGCTGGTCAATCTGGTCCTCACCGCCGTCGTCGTCGGCGTCGTCAGCTAA
- the larE gene encoding ATP-dependent sacrificial sulfur transferase LarE, whose product MSAVAETVAAVRDDLAERDGVLVAFSGGVDSSVVAALAHDALGDDAVACTAKSETLPAEELDDAVRVAEEIGIRHELVEFSELDSDEFVANDEQRCYHCRSMRLGAMYDRARELGIDVVCDGTNASDAGEGHRPGLRAVEELNAYSPLLEHGIEKAQVREIAREYDLSVADKPSMACLSSRIPTGLDVTEERLSRVEKAERLLRTWGFEQFRVRDHDGLARIEVGEAELDAALDPDFVRAARDHVGDCGFDHVTLDLHGYRTGSVSPEDEESGEDVVADVFGQDYPSAE is encoded by the coding sequence ATGTCCGCTGTCGCCGAGACCGTCGCCGCCGTTCGGGACGACCTGGCCGAGAGAGACGGCGTCCTCGTCGCCTTCTCCGGGGGCGTCGACTCCAGTGTGGTGGCGGCGCTGGCCCACGACGCGCTCGGCGACGACGCCGTCGCCTGTACCGCCAAGTCGGAGACGCTACCGGCCGAAGAACTCGACGACGCCGTCCGCGTCGCCGAGGAGATCGGCATCCGCCACGAACTGGTGGAGTTCTCCGAACTCGACAGCGACGAGTTCGTGGCCAACGACGAGCAGCGGTGCTATCACTGCCGCTCGATGCGGCTGGGCGCGATGTACGACCGGGCCCGGGAGCTCGGTATCGACGTGGTCTGTGACGGCACCAACGCCTCCGACGCGGGCGAGGGCCACCGGCCCGGCCTGCGCGCCGTCGAGGAACTGAACGCCTACTCCCCGCTGCTGGAACACGGCATCGAGAAGGCGCAGGTCCGGGAGATCGCCCGCGAGTACGACCTCTCCGTGGCCGACAAGCCCTCGATGGCCTGCCTCTCCTCGCGCATCCCGACCGGGCTGGACGTGACCGAGGAACGCCTCTCCCGCGTGGAGAAGGCCGAGCGCCTCCTCCGCACGTGGGGGTTCGAGCAGTTCCGGGTCCGGGACCACGACGGGCTGGCGCGCATCGAAGTGGGCGAGGCGGAACTCGACGCCGCGCTCGACCCCGACTTCGTCCGGGCCGCCCGGGACCACGTCGGCGACTGCGGCTTCGACCACGTGACGCTCGACCTGCACGGCTATCGGACCGGCAGTGTGAGCCCCGAGGACGAGGAGTCGGGCGAGGACGTGGTGGCCGACGTGTTCGGCCAGGACTACCCGAGCGCGGAGTGA
- a CDS encoding ABC transporter permease — translation MSADGADAAEPDRTRRAAGNRAATDTWVSFKRWLVKTTRNPFVTFTSLVQPVVFFVLMAEVLGAIAGAAIAQSFDASVSYVTYLTPAIVVQSALAAAAVSGIGLVDDIETGMFDKTRISPMHRGAMFVGKLCSELVRIVGQTLLILLLGYGFLTLKSGATTGVYLRTGLPGVVGVVLVAVLFGGVFVAYSNIVALLTRDREATIMLANLLTFPLLFVSSAFLPLTVLPDWIRTVAAVNPVTYAVDAIRALMLGRDVTTVVEVTAFGGLWNTVVPAVAVLAGVNLVLGGVAVRLLDRASRAEVQ, via the coding sequence ATGAGCGCTGACGGCGCGGACGCGGCCGAGCCCGACCGCACGCGGCGGGCGGCCGGCAACCGCGCCGCGACCGACACGTGGGTCAGCTTCAAGCGGTGGCTCGTCAAGACCACCCGGAACCCGTTCGTGACGTTCACCTCGCTGGTCCAGCCCGTCGTCTTCTTCGTCCTGATGGCCGAGGTGCTGGGCGCTATCGCCGGCGCTGCGATAGCGCAGTCGTTCGACGCGTCGGTGTCCTACGTGACGTATCTCACACCCGCCATCGTCGTCCAGTCGGCGCTGGCGGCGGCGGCCGTCTCCGGCATCGGACTCGTCGACGACATCGAGACGGGGATGTTCGACAAGACCCGCATCTCGCCGATGCACCGCGGCGCGATGTTCGTCGGCAAACTGTGCTCCGAACTCGTGCGCATCGTCGGCCAGACGCTGCTCATCCTCCTGCTGGGGTATGGCTTCCTGACGCTCAAATCCGGCGCGACAACCGGGGTGTACCTGCGGACCGGACTGCCGGGCGTCGTCGGCGTGGTGCTCGTCGCGGTCCTCTTTGGCGGCGTGTTCGTGGCGTACTCGAACATCGTCGCCCTGCTCACCCGCGACCGCGAGGCGACCATCATGCTGGCGAACCTGCTCACCTTTCCGCTGCTGTTCGTCTCCAGCGCGTTCCTCCCGCTGACCGTCCTCCCGGACTGGATTCGGACGGTCGCCGCCGTCAACCCCGTTACCTACGCCGTCGACGCCATCCGGGCGCTCATGCTCGGCCGAGACGTCACGACCGTGGTCGAGGTGACGGCTTTCGGCGGGCTCTGGAACACCGTCGTCCCCGCGGTCGCGGTCCTCGCCGGTGTGAACCTCGTCCTCGGGGGCGTGGCCGTCCGACTGCTCGACCGCGCCTCGCGGGCCGAGGTCCAGTAG
- a CDS encoding histidine phosphatase family protein translates to MTTLLLARHGETHWNREGRVQGWAPTELTDRGHEQARALGAWLTDEYDVDRVLASDLRRTRETTARIREAGDGLPEPAFDRAWRERGFGVYQGFLATELFERHPDHDPSASVSALDAAPEDAEGPDAFCARVEAAWADLRAAADPDETVLLVTHGGVVKWALSAVTERSRAAAMTAHSPPNCSVTEIRLDGDGGELVAEGVTAWRRRTD, encoded by the coding sequence ATGACGACGCTGCTGCTGGCCCGTCACGGCGAGACCCACTGGAACCGCGAGGGACGGGTCCAGGGGTGGGCGCCGACGGAACTGACCGACCGCGGTCACGAACAGGCCCGTGCGCTGGGCGCGTGGCTCACCGACGAGTACGACGTGGACCGCGTCCTCGCCTCGGACCTCCGGCGGACCCGCGAGACGACCGCCCGCATCCGCGAGGCCGGCGACGGACTCCCCGAGCCGGCGTTCGACCGAGCGTGGCGCGAACGCGGCTTCGGCGTCTACCAGGGGTTTCTGGCCACGGAGTTGTTCGAGCGCCACCCCGACCACGACCCGAGCGCCAGCGTCTCCGCGCTGGACGCCGCGCCCGAAGACGCGGAGGGTCCCGACGCGTTCTGCGCCCGTGTCGAGGCGGCGTGGGCCGATTTGCGGGCGGCGGCCGACCCCGACGAGACCGTGTTGCTCGTGACCCACGGCGGCGTCGTCAAGTGGGCGCTGTCGGCCGTCACCGAGCGCTCCCGGGCGGCGGCGATGACGGCGCACTCGCCGCCGAACTGCTCGGTGACCGAGATACGGCTGGACGGGGACGGCGGGGAACTGGTGGCCGAAGGCGTCACGGCGTGGCGCCGTCGCACCGACTGA
- a CDS encoding P-loop NTPase — protein sequence MRGHCFAVASGKGGVGKTTTVVNTACELTARGYDVVVVDVDLAMTNLGRMVGVDHEPTLHDVLAGRATLEAAINTDGKVAVLPGSDAIDSLRDADPAGLGQVIKRLRTAFEIVIVDTGAGVDHEAMVACGLADDTVLVTTPDETAVTDTGKSRSMVETVDGHVLGVVVTRGDAAAVSAATRTLGVDRLGAVPDAPEVVGDEPVVTTAPKSAVAAAYSDIAETLASAVEASVDAAGEKRAVGDD from the coding sequence ATGCGGGGTCACTGTTTCGCGGTCGCGAGCGGGAAAGGCGGCGTCGGGAAGACGACGACGGTCGTGAACACGGCGTGTGAGCTAACGGCGCGTGGGTACGACGTGGTCGTGGTCGACGTCGACCTCGCGATGACGAACCTCGGGCGGATGGTCGGGGTCGACCACGAACCGACGCTGCACGACGTGCTGGCCGGGCGGGCGACGCTGGAAGCGGCCATCAACACCGACGGGAAGGTCGCCGTCCTGCCCGGGTCGGACGCCATCGACAGCTTGCGGGACGCCGACCCGGCGGGGTTGGGACAGGTCATCAAACGGCTCCGGACGGCGTTCGAAATCGTCATCGTCGACACGGGGGCCGGCGTGGACCACGAGGCGATGGTCGCGTGTGGGCTGGCCGACGACACCGTGCTCGTGACGACGCCCGACGAGACGGCGGTGACGGACACGGGCAAGAGCCGGTCGATGGTCGAGACGGTCGACGGGCACGTCCTCGGCGTGGTCGTCACGCGCGGCGACGCGGCCGCGGTGAGTGCGGCCACCCGTACACTGGGAGTGGACCGGCTCGGCGCAGTGCCCGACGCCCCCGAGGTCGTCGGCGACGAGCCGGTCGTCACCACCGCGCCGAAGTCGGCCGTCGCCGCGGCCTACAGCGACATCGCCGAGACGCTCGCGAGCGCGGTCGAGGCGTCGGTCGACGCGGCCGGCGAGAAGCGGGCCGTCGGCGACGACTGA
- a CDS encoding ABC transporter ATP-binding protein: MAHAQTGSRHEHTVPDDLAVAAENVHVTYDDGTEAVRGVDLSVAEGEFFGFLGPNGAGKTTTVRTLVTLLHPTRGSVRINGYDTRTEPQAVRESIGYMAQETSIDLELTPRENLRVACEMYGVPAAQRSERIDRLLDLVDLRDVEARRAETFSGGMRKRLDTATVLVHRPPVVFLDEPTTGLDPEARRRVWDYIERINDRGTTVFLTTQYLEEADRLCDRLALLEDGQVTARGTPDALKATAGTARLAVELADATDRERRRLADALRASSAFEAATVERTAEGLAVETSDVDDVVQEVFAALCDASVGVTGLDVGEPTLDDVFFALTDGREPGGDGRSDDAVAPMEAGR; encoded by the coding sequence ATGGCACACGCACAGACCGGCAGCCGACACGAGCACACAGTACCCGACGACCTCGCCGTCGCGGCGGAGAACGTCCACGTCACGTACGACGACGGCACCGAAGCCGTCCGCGGGGTGGACCTCAGCGTCGCCGAGGGGGAGTTTTTCGGCTTTCTGGGCCCCAACGGCGCGGGGAAGACGACCACCGTCAGGACGCTGGTCACGCTGTTGCACCCGACCCGTGGGTCGGTCCGTATCAACGGCTACGACACGCGGACCGAGCCACAGGCCGTCCGCGAGTCCATCGGCTACATGGCACAGGAGACCAGCATCGACCTCGAACTCACCCCGCGGGAGAACCTCCGGGTCGCCTGTGAGATGTACGGCGTCCCGGCGGCCCAGCGGAGCGAGCGAATCGACCGGCTGCTCGACCTCGTCGACCTCCGGGACGTGGAGGCGCGGCGCGCGGAGACGTTCTCCGGCGGGATGCGAAAGCGCCTCGACACTGCCACGGTGCTGGTCCACCGGCCGCCCGTCGTCTTCCTCGACGAGCCGACGACCGGGCTCGACCCGGAGGCCCGCCGCCGGGTCTGGGACTACATCGAGCGCATCAACGACCGCGGGACGACGGTCTTTCTCACCACGCAGTATCTGGAGGAGGCCGACCGGCTGTGTGACCGGCTGGCCCTGCTGGAAGACGGGCAGGTCACCGCCCGCGGTACCCCCGACGCGCTCAAGGCGACCGCCGGCACGGCGCGGCTCGCAGTCGAACTGGCCGACGCCACGGACCGGGAGCGCCGGCGGCTCGCCGACGCGTTGCGCGCAAGCAGCGCGTTCGAGGCGGCGACCGTCGAGCGGACCGCCGAGGGGCTCGCCGTCGAGACCAGCGATGTCGACGACGTCGTACAGGAGGTGTTCGCGGCCCTCTGTGACGCCTCGGTCGGCGTCACCGGTCTCGACGTCGGCGAGCCGACGCTCGACGACGTGTTTTTCGCGCTGACCGACGGGCGCGAACCGGGCGGCGACGGGCGGTCCGACGACGCCGTCGCCCCGATGGAGGCGGGCCGATGA
- a CDS encoding helix-turn-helix domain-containing protein has protein sequence MKYLRVTVRPTERDIHPVHTLMTEREFVERVQTLHWNLADLDLPALFFLVEGDADRFAEALAATDAVESFGVTPIDDERFYCYSQGETTDVERALYTTFTRDGLVVLPPLTYDDAGGVTFDVVGEPDELRTALAGIPTGIDVDIERVGEYDTDRQSAAAALTERQREAVDAAKRLGYYAVPREATVADVAAELSCAHSTAAEHLQKAEARLVEAVL, from the coding sequence ATGAAGTACCTGCGGGTGACCGTCAGGCCGACCGAGCGCGACATCCACCCCGTGCACACGCTGATGACCGAACGGGAGTTCGTCGAGCGGGTGCAGACGCTGCACTGGAACCTCGCGGACCTCGACCTGCCGGCGCTGTTCTTCCTCGTCGAGGGGGACGCCGACCGGTTCGCGGAGGCGCTGGCCGCCACCGACGCCGTCGAGTCGTTCGGCGTCACGCCGATAGACGACGAGCGGTTCTACTGCTACAGTCAGGGCGAGACGACCGACGTCGAGCGCGCCCTCTACACGACGTTCACGCGGGACGGACTGGTCGTCCTCCCGCCGCTGACCTACGACGACGCGGGCGGCGTCACCTTCGACGTCGTCGGCGAGCCCGACGAACTCCGCACGGCGCTCGCCGGCATCCCGACGGGAATCGACGTCGATATCGAACGCGTCGGCGAGTACGACACGGACCGGCAGAGCGCCGCCGCGGCGCTGACCGAGCGCCAGCGGGAGGCCGTCGACGCCGCGAAGCGGCTGGGCTATTACGCCGTCCCCCGCGAGGCGACGGTCGCCGACGTGGCCGCGGAGCTGTCGTGTGCACACAGTACGGCGGCCGAACACCTACAGAAAGCGGAGGCTCGGCTCGTCGAAGCGGTGCTGTGA
- a CDS encoding MutS-related protein, which produces MELESVPGVGAKTAEALRELDDPERALSEGDVAALARAPGVSEGRAAHIARGAIRAEHDDPGGFAATPRARELFEAGLSLLQERTVTDYGAKRLETLYPSGVRSRIDEVRAFTERALEREPAPEVRSVLSGVAPLSAAGDVRVRDRCLATGDAERYAAAQSAIPEVSVELVDDARQLAELARSYATVVALDEGFAGVDVEGDVRVEPDALDEPASVVPERVLTFFARNRDSVRAAIAVHREAGLDAPCDLDELAGALDQLDADGSVTGDDELDRLSTAVDDLDAAVSTAESVANDHLREAIEERDVTIEGTDLLSLVERGAGVDSLLDRELADEYAAAADRARDHLVDALDLRDTESMARRAFPDEPTYPVEHEERVVARLREELTATRDRRATQRKRDIADTLATMRGDAEALVDAALELDVELAVARFAADFDCAMPEITERGGFDIEGGRSPLLDVPFAEVEPIDYSVEGVTVLSGVNSGGKTSTLDLVALVTTLAHMGLPVPADAARVGRVSELHYHAKTQGTLDAGAFETTLREFGELVTNVTADRPVLVLVDELESITEPGAAATIIAGILESLTEREATGVFVSHLAEDILEAAEADLTIDGIQAEGLVDGELRVNRSPVKGQLARSTPELIVEKLAEHGDGFYADLLEKF; this is translated from the coding sequence ATGGAGCTCGAATCGGTACCGGGCGTCGGGGCGAAGACGGCCGAGGCGCTGCGCGAACTCGACGACCCGGAGCGGGCACTCAGCGAGGGCGACGTGGCCGCGCTCGCCCGGGCTCCCGGCGTCAGCGAGGGCCGGGCCGCCCACATCGCCCGCGGCGCGATTCGGGCGGAACACGACGACCCCGGCGGGTTCGCCGCCACGCCGCGGGCCCGGGAGCTGTTCGAGGCGGGGCTCTCCTTGCTGCAGGAGCGGACCGTCACCGACTACGGGGCGAAGCGACTGGAGACACTCTACCCCAGCGGCGTCCGGAGCCGTATCGACGAGGTGCGCGCGTTCACCGAGCGGGCGCTGGAGCGCGAGCCCGCGCCGGAGGTGCGGTCGGTGCTGTCCGGCGTCGCCCCGCTCTCCGCGGCCGGCGACGTGCGGGTCCGGGACCGCTGTCTGGCGACCGGCGACGCCGAGCGCTACGCCGCGGCCCAGTCGGCAATCCCGGAGGTGAGCGTCGAACTCGTCGACGACGCCCGCCAGCTGGCCGAGCTGGCTCGCTCGTACGCGACCGTCGTGGCGCTGGACGAGGGGTTCGCCGGCGTCGACGTCGAGGGGGACGTGCGCGTCGAACCCGACGCCCTCGACGAGCCGGCGTCTGTCGTCCCCGAACGCGTCCTGACCTTCTTCGCCCGGAACCGCGACTCGGTCCGGGCCGCTATCGCGGTCCACCGCGAGGCCGGCCTCGACGCGCCCTGTGACCTCGACGAGCTCGCCGGAGCGCTCGACCAGCTCGACGCCGACGGGAGCGTCACCGGCGACGACGAGCTCGACCGGCTCTCGACCGCCGTCGACGACCTCGACGCGGCGGTCTCGACGGCCGAGTCCGTCGCCAACGACCACCTCCGGGAGGCCATCGAGGAGCGGGACGTGACCATCGAGGGGACTGACCTGCTGTCGCTGGTCGAGCGCGGCGCGGGGGTCGACTCGCTGCTGGACCGCGAACTGGCCGACGAGTACGCCGCCGCCGCCGACCGGGCCCGGGACCACCTCGTCGACGCGCTCGACCTGCGCGACACGGAGTCGATGGCCCGCCGGGCGTTCCCCGACGAGCCCACGTATCCGGTCGAACACGAGGAACGCGTCGTCGCCCGCCTGCGCGAGGAGCTGACGGCCACGCGGGACCGCCGGGCGACCCAGCGGAAACGCGACATCGCCGACACGCTGGCGACGATGCGGGGCGACGCCGAGGCGCTGGTCGACGCGGCGCTGGAACTGGACGTGGAACTCGCCGTGGCGCGTTTCGCCGCCGACTTCGACTGCGCGATGCCCGAGATAACCGAGCGCGGCGGCTTCGATATCGAGGGGGGCCGGTCGCCGCTGCTCGACGTGCCCTTCGCCGAGGTCGAGCCCATCGACTACAGCGTCGAGGGCGTCACCGTCCTCTCCGGGGTCAACAGCGGTGGCAAGACCTCGACGCTCGACCTGGTCGCGCTCGTGACGACGCTGGCCCACATGGGGCTGCCCGTCCCCGCCGACGCCGCTCGCGTCGGCCGCGTCTCCGAGTTGCACTACCACGCCAAGACACAGGGGACGCTGGACGCCGGGGCGTTCGAGACGACGCTTCGGGAGTTCGGCGAACTGGTGACGAACGTCACCGCCGACCGGCCGGTGCTCGTCCTCGTCGACGAACTCGAATCCATCACGGAGCCCGGCGCAGCGGCCACGATAATCGCCGGCATCCTCGAATCGCTCACCGAGCGGGAGGCCACCGGGGTCTTCGTCTCCCACCTCGCCGAGGACATCCTCGAAGCCGCCGAGGCCGACCTCACTATCGACGGCATCCAGGCCGAGGGGCTCGTCGACGGGGAGCTGCGGGTGAACCGCTCGCCGGTGAAGGGCCAGCTCGCCCGCTCCACGCCGGAGCTCATCGTCGAGAAACTCGCCGAGCACGGCGACGGGTTCTACGCGGACCTGCTGGAGAAGTTCTGA